The genomic stretch CTCCACTTCCGAATAGGCTTTATCGTATTTTTCAACATATGGCATTAACTCTTCAATCTTTGCAACAATACGCTTTTGTTCTTCTAGTGGGGGGATGGCAACTACATAATTCTTTAACTCCTGAAACGGAGGTATGTTTTTTATAGCTGAACCTTTACTGCTTTTTCTAGCCGTCTTCTTTAATATGAAATCAAAATATAACAAAAAATATTCTACATATACGCTAGGCATTAATTTCATCTGCATAAGAGCTTGATTAATAATGCCTTGCTCAAAATCATCGGGCATTACATAAGTTTCTCCAATCGTACCAGCACAACTGACTATTATATCTCCAGGTGATAATTCAAATCCTTTCATTTTAGATTCAAAATATTCACGAGTTATATAATAATGACCTAAATCAACACTTTTTTGGATAGCATTTTTTTGTTCATACACTTTTACAGTATCAGTTCCCTTTGGAACAAACATTGACTTTGTTAAAGCACTCCCAAAAGGGCCTTTTTTATAACTTCCCAAATCACCGAATCTTACCCACTCCCAATTTTCTGGAACATTAAAAGGTATTTCGTCTTCTTTAATCTTTGGAAATGGCTTTTCTTTTCTTATCTTTCCTTCTCTTATCAGCTGTTCTTTTTCCGCCTTAATCTTCTCAATTAATTCCTTCGCAGTACCTTCTTTTTCTTTTTGCTCAACTAGTTTCCCCTGAATAGCAAGTTGAAGTATACTATTCTTTATGTCTTGTCCATTCATTTAATTACCTCCAAGCATAGAAGTAATTTGTTCTAGAACATGGTCGATTTGTGCATTAAGAGAAGCTCGCTTTTCTTGATACTGTTGGATTAAGTCCATTGGTTCTAAAATAACTTCTTCCTCTTGAGGAAAGCCACATAAGTCAATGTTATAGCTTCTTTCTTCAATCTCACTGATTGTATATTTCTTCGCTTTAGGGAAACCATCCACTTCTATTTCTTCTCTGTTATTCCACCATGCTAGAGCTTCATTAAAGTGTTCCAGCTTCATCGGTCTAGTCTTAGAGAAGTTCTTATAGCCTTCTGGCATGTCCACACGATAGAACCATGTTTCTTTTGTCGGTTCTGTATTGTCGAAGAACAAGATGTTCGTTCTGATTGATGTATATGGTGCAAACACACTGTGCGGCATCCTTACAACTGTGTGAAGATTAAATTCGCTGAATAATTTCTTCTTGATATTGAATTTGGCATTATCAGTTCCAAACAGGAACCCTTCCGGAATGATAACTGCTGCTCTACCGTTCTTCTTCAATCGATACATAATCACATTCATAAATAAGTCGGCTGTTTCAGAGCTTCTTAGTTCCATTGGGAAGTTGACTTTGACGCTCTCTTTCTCACTTCCTCCATAAGGAGGATTCATCAAAATCACATCAAAAGGGTCCATTTTTCTAAGGTCTTTGTAGTCTGTTTCTAATGCGTTTCCATGAATGATGTTTGGATCATCAATATCATGAATCAGCATATTAGTAACACACAGCATATGCGGCAATGCTTTCTTTTCAATTCCATATACCGACTTGTTATAGATTTCTCTATTTTCAAGAGAGTTACCAACTTTTTTATCCAATACAGATAAAGCAGATGTCAAGAAGCCGCCAGTACCACAGGCGAAGTCTCCGATTTTTTCTCCTAATTCTGGTTTAACCACTTCTACCATAAAATCTGTGACAGCTCTTGGCGTATAGAACTCACCTGCATTACCTGCACTCTGTAAGTCCTTAAGAAACGATTCATAGATTGTACCGAATTCATGGCGCTCTTTATATTCTGTGAAGTCGATCTCATCAATAATATTAATAACTTGACGAAGAAGTACCCCATCTTTTTGATAGTTGTTGGCATCTTCAAAAGCTGATTTCACGATGATTTGGCTCATCGGTGTTTCTTCATCAATTTCTAATTTTTTAAGCGTAGGAAATAGTTTGTTGTTTACAAAGTCCAGTAAAGCATCACCAGTCAGTGCCTCACCGTCTTTTAGATCAACTGCCCAATCTCTCCACTTTAAATCTTCTGGAATGATGGACTTATAGTTGTCATCATAAAGCTCCCATGCTTCTTCCTTTGCATCATATATTTTTAAAAATAGAATCCACACGATTTGCTCAATTCTCTGGGCATCTCCATTAACACCCGAGTCATTTCGCATAACATCTTGAATTCTCTTGACAAAATTACTAATAGCCATAATTTCTACCTGCCTTGTTTACTATTGTTTGTGTTACTTATGCGTAATAAATTTCATTCTCTAGTTCTTTTACTGCCTTCAGATATGCTTCTTTTCCACCAAAGGCTTTGACTATTTTCATCGGACTACCAATTTTGGCAAATTCCTTTAGTTGAAGTACCTTTGTATCTTCGATCTCTTTTATGCCATCATTAGCGTACTTATCAAGAAGTGCTTCAATGACTTGCTGGGCAACATCAGAGTACTTGTACAGATAGTGGCGTTTCTTCACATTCTCCGCACGCTCTTTTTTTGTCAGTGGTGGTTTATCGTAAGCCAAGTGACAAATGAGATCAAAATCATCTAGCTCCGTTTTGCCCAATTCTTCTCTGACCGCATCTAACAGTACACCACTGTCTTGTAATTCATCAATGATGGCTTGTTTTTTCTCTGCTTCTGTCCAAGTTCTCAAGAAATCATCCAGCCTTGCATATTGCTCTAGTATATTTTTCCTTGTGTAGTCAGTCAGACTTTCAGTGATGAGCTTTCCATCCTTATCGACATATTGGACTCTCTCTGAAAGGACTCGAACGGTAACATCCCCTACATAATATTTGCGAGGTTTATCTTCACCCTCATCATTAAAAGGTGGTGTGTCTCCAGTTCCACACTCACCATTGTCTTCTTTGACACCATCATTACTAGTATCTTCTCCCGTGCCTTCTTCGCCTCCATCTGTCGGTGGGACTGGTTCATCCACAGGTTCATCCCCATTAAGTTCAATAACCACCTCTGGTCTGCCATCAAAGGCAGGGTCAGCAAAGAGTCGGCTGGAATTACGAAAGTCCATAATGGTAAAGTAGGTCTTACCATATTCTTCTAGAAGTCTTGTACCACGACCAATAATCTGCTTAAATTCGGTCATGCTATTGATGTTATTTTCCAAAACAATCAACTTACACATTTTCGCATCCACACCCGTAGTCATAAGCTTACTCGTTACTGCGATAACTGGATAATCACTTTCTTCATCAATAAAGTTTTCTAGTTGTGCTTTTCCTTCATCATTATCCCCCGTAATACGCATGATGTATTTATCATTTTCCGCATACAAGTCTTTATTTTCATTAATAAGTGCTTGCCTCATACGTTCGGCGTGTTCAATGTCCACACAGAATACAATAGTTTTACTAAAGCGATCAGTTTTCTTTAAGAACTCTGTGATTTTAGATGCTATGACTCGTGTGCGATCATCAATCACCAGAGACCGTTCAAAGTCTTTTATATTGTACTCTCGATCCTCAATTTCAAAGCCATATTTATCAACCTTTCCTGCTTCCGGTCGATAACCTTCTAAATCTTTATCAAGACCAATTCTAATGACTTTATAAGGCGCCAAGAAGCCATCATTGATTCCTTGTTTTAAAGAGTACTCATAAATGGGCTCACCAAAGTAAGCCTGGCTTGAGGCTTCTTTTGTTTCGATTGGTGTTGCTGTACAACCAATGTGAGTAGCCGATGAAAAATAATCCAGAACCTTTCTCCATGCTGAGTCTTCTTTTGCACTCCCTCTATGGCACTCATCTATCACAATTAAATCAAAGAAGTTCGGCTGGAACTGACGGAACGTTTCTTCTCCATCGACACCAGTAAGCTGCTGATAAAGAGCTAAATAAATCTCGTAGGAACTATCAAGATCTTTATTCTTCACCTTTGTCATCTTCCCGCTAAAAGGCTTGAAGTCTCCGGAAATAGTCTGATCAACCAGTACATTGCGGTCTGCTAAGAAAAGGATCCTTTTCTTTAAACCAGATTTCCACAACCTATATATAATTTGGAAAGTCATATAGGTCTTACCAGTACCTGTGGCACTCACTAGAAGCACACGGTCTTCTCCTTTGGCAACCGCATCGACTGTTCGATTGATTGCGACTCTTTGATAATATCTAGGTGTTTTATAATTAGGAACATAATAATAAGGCTCTAAGATAACCTTTTCTTCAGCCTCATTAATATTCTTATCAATTAAATATCTTTGGTATAATTCTTCTGGTGATGGAAATTCTTCAAGTCTTAGTTCTTTTACTTCACCAGTAATCAAGTTCTGCTCCACAAAACCATCACCATTTGATGCGTAGACGTAGGATATGTCCAGTGCTTTCGCATATTCGATCCCTTGCTGCAAACCAGCTCCTACCGGATGATTATTATCTTTGGCTTCTATGACTGCTAAAGGAAAGTTATTTTTGTAAAAAAGTACATAGTCCGCTCTTTTCTTTTTTCCTCTGGCAGTTACATTTCCACGAAGTATGATTCTACCAGCCGTAAAGGCGTATTCAAGTCTAACTTGCTTATTTATGTCCCAGCCTACATTAGTGATTGCCGGTGTAATATATCTAGCTTTGATATCTTCTTCAGATAAACTTCTCTTTCCCATTAGCACTGCCCCTTCACCTTATTTTTCAGAATATCGCTTATTCTATTTCAAATTCCATAATGTCTCCAATATTGCAGTCGAGGCACTTGCAAATTTTATATAAGCTTTCTAGATTTACAGGTTGGCATTTTCCAAGGCGAGCTAATATATTGTAAGTGATTCCAGCCTGCTCTTTTAATTCAGTTTTATTCATTTTCTTGTCAATCAAGAGTTTCCACAACTTATCATAGCTTATAACCATACCAAGTCCCCCTTAGCTATGCTATGTAAAAAAAAGACAATTACATTATAGCACATTATCAAACGGAAAATAGAGAAAACCTTACAATAATGTAAGGTCGTTATGGATTAATAATTTGGCAGTTACTTATGGTAAGGTTCACGGCAATTGAAGCTAAATAATTATAAACTATCTGTCACTAATGCTGAACAAGAGTTAAAAAAACACACTTCAACTAAACTGCTAAATACTAAAAAAAGAATCGTTTTTTATCGGTTCCTGAAATTATGAAACTATTTGAGAGTCAAGTGTAAACTCCCTCTAATAAATGGTAAAATGAATTACTCACTTTCGTTAATTATTTGTAAGATCTTAGAAAACGCGGATCAATTTTAGTTTTGCAAATATAAAAACACGACCCCTATTTGCGAATCTTTTCACTTAAACTAATCTGTCATTTAGTTGAATAAGTCCCTTAAAATTACATTTATCAGAAGTAAAAGCACTCAAACAATATTGAGTGCCTCAGCAATAGAAAAAATAGCTTGTTTTTTATATTCGTAAAATTGATCTTTATTAATACCTAAGTCCATGTATATGTGAATATCTTTTTCTCTGTTCGATGACAAATATTTTCGTTCTATTATCGTACGTTCAATATCATCTAGCGCAAATAATAAAGCACGTTCCACTTGCTTTACTTTCAATCGCTTTTCCTTTTCATTATCAAAGATTATTGGAAATGGATCTATTACCCCTTCAGTTAATTGTTCATCTTTATTTTGTACTGCAACTCTTATTGCCTTGAATCGTTTTAACTGCTTAATAACTGCTTTTCTTACTTTTTTTTCGTCTATGTCATTTAAAAACGAAAGTTGTTCAACATTCATATTATTCCTCCTTCAAACCTAGGAGTTTTACTAATATTTAGCAAAATTTAATTATGTTGTTACTTTTGGATTACCTCCAAAATATCTACGTCATCCTTTTAAATCCCACGGAACTTTATAGATTTAAATTCCTTACAACATCTTTAAGAGCAGCCATATTTAGAATCTGATAACGTGTACCCTTGGCTCCTAAACTACGAGTTTTAAGAATTCCGACTATCTCTAATTTTTTAAATGCAGCCACAGTTATTGAATTAGTAGCTGATAATGTTCTCATGCTCATTTTTCCTTTTTCCTCACCTTTAATCGCGTTAAAGAACTCTTTTACTGCAAAGCTTTCTGTACGTGATAAGCATTTTGCGATTAATTCAGTAGTTGTATTAATAATCATTGAATTTTCCCCTTCCTAAGTACTTTCATATTTTCAGTATCAATTACTTCCGAACAGTTTTTGCATTTTCTTAACAAGTGATGTTTAATAATTGCTAGTTTAAAAGAAGCATGTCCACAGCTAGAGCAAACACCTGGGCGATTTTTCATCTCTACACTTCCTTTTTCCTTTTAAACATTTGAAGCTCTTCTTCCAACCTTTTCCGTTCAGCTTCAATTTGCAAAGAATCTCTTTCAGGTGATTGAGTTTGGCCATCAATCCAATCTGGAACGATTTCTTGACGAATTGGTTTCTTGAATGTTTGGACTGGTCTCTGTTTTCGTTTTTCAAATTCAACGTCCAACGCTTTAATATCCTCAATTGTTTTCACATTTCTATTTATCCAGTTTGCTAAAATGCGTTTTGCATAATTCCATTTTTTCTGTTGCTCAAGTGATCTTTTCATTGCTTCAATTACCACATCATCATTAAAATCATTTACCCAATGTTCGATTTCCTGGACTATGAAACTATTTATCATTCCAAAATTTTGTTCATAAAAATTAAATGCGTTTTGTTTAATGATTTCTTGGTCTTTTTGTTCTTCTAAATCGACAGATTTTTCTAATTCGCTATTATAATGATTTATTTTATTTTCATTATTATCATTATTATCATTATTGTTTGTGTCGGTCGGCGTACTGTTAGCGTAGTTTTTGTGTTCGGTCGGCGTATGTTTTTGCGTTTCATGTAGTTGATAACAGTCATAATTGACAATGGTTATAACCGTTCTTTTGGTGTTGCTTTTTACTTCCAACATTTGCTCTGATTCCAACAGTTTCACAAACTTATATGTTTTGTCTTTTGACCAACACCATCGCTCCGATAACTGCTTCATAGAGGTTACTTTTTGTCCTCTTTTAACATCGATTAATTCATTACCAAGTAAAAATTTATTATCTTGGTGGTTAACCTCCATAAGAAGGTCAACCCACGCTTCAAATTTTGAGAATGAACGTTTTTCAGCAAATAGCCAATTGTCTCTGACCTTCCTATGAAGTGATATCCAACCAGTCATATGATCCTCCTTCTTAGTTGTCGATTAAAACTCGTCTAAATCATCAAATGTAATCTCTTCTAGTTCTGGAGTTTTCTTCTTCTTGCCCTCTAAATCGATTAATTTTGATAAACCAACTAATTGCTGCAGTGTAAGTTCTTTAGCTACTTTATTGAAATTAACTTTGATGATGTTCTTAAGGTCATCTTCACTTAGACTATATTTAACCTGTTTGCTTTTAATTTCACTCCAGCGTGATTTCATTTCATCCTCTGGATCAATTACTTCACCTTCAGCTATTTGAATCTGATTAGGAGTAATTTCTTTACGATAACTAGATGTAGCTTCATATACTGGGCTTGAACTGATGTTTTCGTCTTCAGCAATTTCAATCCCGTACTGAAGCTTTGCTGCACGTTTCATAATGTGCTTTTTGAACATGTCATTGAAGTAGTTGGTCCACATGTTTTTGTTATTACCTTTTGTCATATGTTCAACTTCACTTACTTCCATAAGCGTTACAACATCCGTAAAGGTCTCTTTCTTAGCAATTGCATATCCACCTATCACTTTTCCGCGAGGGAATCCAACTGAGTGAGTAATTTCTTTAGTAGCTGGATTGTATTTGAAATCATCATTCTCATGAACTAACTCAACATCTACACCTTTATAACCAGGTTGTTTTCGAGCCAATGCAAGTACACCTTCAACTGCTACTTGAATGCTCATTTTCCCACCATATACAATGCAGTAAATTTGATTTAAGAATGGATTAAGGCCTGAATTGACACATGTTTGAACGAATAAAGCGAACTGTTCATTTGAAGTACCTACCGCAATTGTGTGCTTTAATGTATCCAGCTCAGTTTGTGTAAAGGTACCAACTACTGCTTGTGTGTTTGAAACTGCTACTTGATTAGACATTTACTACTTCCTCCTCTAATTGAATGATTTTAATATTAAAATCTGTATCTACTACTCTCGCTACAACCAGCTGGCCAGTAGGTTTTGAGAATTTAAGAATCGATTCAGCGTTATCTACAAAACAAGGCGCGATCAGTTCAGATTGCTTCGATAGAACTTCACTTAGTTCCAAACCACATTTAATACGTTCTGCAGTTGATAACTTACTGAAAGGTTTACCATGCATTTCGATTTCAAACGTTGCTCTTTCTTCACCATTTTTCAATTGTTCAAACAACTTGACTGAGATATTCGTAAATAATGAATCAATCTTCTTAACCATTAATTCAGAACGCTTTGTTCTAAATTCTTTAATCACATTGATGATTGCTAATGATTTATTTCGTTTAGTACGAATGTCTTCTCTAATAGCTTCAGCATCAATTAATTCTGCTTTAAGTCGTTCCACCTGGTTCACTTGATTTAAATGAGTTCTGATTTGAATAATTTCGTTGTTTATTTGCTCTAGTAAGTCCAGGTCAATTGGAATCTGATTAGTGTTTTCAAGTTCTTCTAACTCAAGCTTCAATTGGGAATATTCAGCTGATAGTTCTTTTCCGTACTCAACTTCTTTAGAGAATACCTGTTGTTTATTCTTCTTAACTTTCCCAATGGATTCTTCATTTAATAATTGACCGCATGTGCTACAATTCGTGTTGATTTCTTCGTTTTTAATTTCCATAACTTTTTCTCTTTGTCTTTTTAACTGAGTATATAAAGTAGACATCTTTGCTCTAATTGTGGATATCTTGTTATTAACTTGTTGATTTTTGGATTGTAATTTATTGATTTCAGCTTTTTGAGCTTCTAACTGCTGTAATGTCTTTTCGTTTGCTCGATCTAAGTTATCGAACTTAAATTTTTCCAATTGCTCACGTAATGTAACTACTCTTTCGCCAGCACGTTCGGAAGACTTGTCCAATTTGTTGTATTGATCACGATGTATTTTTTCTAAATCATCTATGTTATGTTTTTTAAATTCCGGTTCTAATGTGTTTACGGACATTTCATGAAGCTCCGCGAATACTTCTTTGTTTAATGGTTCTGGAACGTACTGCAGTAACTGTTTTCTTTGGTCCTGCCAATTTTGGCTAGAAAAATAAGTAGGATTGAAAATTGATAAGAATAAATCTTTATCAAACAACTCACTGACAAGTTCATTAAATTTTGTAGCCTTTTCTGGTACTTCATTGATAAAGTATTTAGCTGTTTTCTTTTGAGATTTTGCTAATTGAAATTCTTTTCCATCAACATTTAGAACTAATAAAACTGTAGTTTCTGCATCATCCTCACCAATTGGTTTTGGATCTAATTTATTACCATTGATATCAGTACCGAATAATAACCAAGTTGGAGCATCACCGATTGTTGACTTCCCATCTCCGTTACGACCTTCAATATTTGTAATGTCTTTAAAATTGATAGCTATATCAGCGTGATTTTTAAAATTAGTAAGTTTCAAATACTCAAATGTGATTTTCATTATTCCCTCTCCTATTGCATAACCAGAGGTCTAACCATATAATAATGTTGTCGAGGCATTACTATAAGTTGGCCATTTTGGTCAGCTTATTTTTTTATGCATTTGTACTAAAACAAATTTCACGAATATACTCTTCAAAACAAGCGTTATTATCATGAAACAAAGATCCGTTTGGATGTCTTAAAATTTCATCCCCTTTATAGATGTCTCTTTTGCATCCAACACACTCACAGACGATTTCCATTGTCTTCCCCCCCCTCAAAAGTTATCAAAATTTTCTGTCATATATATTCGCAGATGGCTTAAAAGCTAAACTAACCTAGGTCTCCAAGCATTTATGTAATTGATTGCTTCCTCATACTCATGTTTACGAATATCTCTAAAGCTGTTTACTGCAAATGCATTTTTTAAATCTCTACCAATAGCGGCGTGAACTTTTTGAGCAGTGTCCATAATATCGATATTAATTTTTCCGTTATTCCATAATTGATAAACTCGCTTGTTCTTAGCATTTTGAACACGTCTTTGCTGACCGAAATCTAGTGTAAGTTGATTGTTTACCTTTTCCTCTAATGAAACTAATCGTTCATCCTGTTTCATCATTTCATTCGTCATTGTGTGGATCATTTGTAATGGTGTCATCGGTGGTAATCGTTGAGTTACTACTTTTTCCAATTCATGAAACTTTTCAACATATGTTGCTGTAAATAAAATCCCTTTTTCACCGGTCATTTTGTTAGCTACCATATCGCATCCTTTTTTTGTAATTAAAAAACATGGTTGTGCTTGATTTCTTGAATTTAGGTATTCACTTGATACAAAGAAATTTTCACTAGGAAAATTTGCCGAGTGAAGTGTTTCCACATACTTACGAATTGATTTCATTAAATCGCTATGATCTTTACCGACCATTTCAGCAACTTCTACTGAACTAATAGCATTTATCCCATTGTGTTTAATAACTTGTAATGTACTCATTACATCTCATCCTCCTCTGGATTCCATAAAAGTGAATTGAATTTATCTTTTACAGATTGTGGGCCACATGCTGCAACGATTAATAAACCGGATATGCCACCCGCAATTAAAAGACCCATAGCATAAAGTGATAACATCTAATCCCTCCTTTTATTTTTGATTATTTAGCCAATTAAAAAATTGATCTCTATTAACGCGTTTTAATCTTCCTACACGAATTAAAGGAAAATCTGTTCGTTCCATCATTTCATATACATGACTTTTAGTGCAGCTGAGAATATTTGCTACGTTTTCTGCTGTTAAAATGATAGGTAATTCGTTAATTGATTCCATGACTTCACTTCCTTTCGATTGGATACACTAACAAAACGCAAACACCATAATTGCTGTTTTAGCAATAATTCAATTAAAAAAATCTACTATTTTACAATTTAAATATCTAGCCAATTGAGGTAATTGTTCTGCTTTAAATTTGTAATTTCCGTTTTCGTATTTCCAATATGTTGAGGAATTAGCAAAACCAAAATTTTTAGCCATATGTTCATGACTGATAGATAGCTCTATTCTTCGCTTTTTAATGAAATCTAAATTTAAACTTTTCAAGATACAATCTCCTTCCTTACTGATAATTGCTATTTCAGCAATGTTTGTACATTTAGTATATATTGCCATTTTAGCAACGTCAATGTTTTTTATTGCTGTTTTGTAAATTTAATTTATTTCTAAAATAGAAACGTGTTAAAATTTATTTAAAGCGAGGTGTTAATTATGCCAAATATAGGTGAAAGAATTAAAAATCTACGTGAAAAAAAGAACTGGAGTCAAAAAGAATTAGCGACTAGAGTTAAATTGCATACGAGTGTACTTAACCGGATCGAAAATAATACGAGACCAATTAAAGATGAAGAATTATTATCATTTGCCAATATATTTGATACAACAACAGATTTCATATTAGGCAGAAGTCTTTCTGCAAATTTACCAGAGAAAAATTCACTTACAGAAATACAAAAATTAGTTAGTGCAAATGGTATTGAAAACATCAGTTTTTTTGATATAGAAAAATGGAAGAATCTATCAGCTGCGGAAATTGAACTTGTAAAGCAACACTTCGAGATGGTTGCAAAAATGGCTGCGGAAAGAAATGAAAAATAACCCCATTTTTATTAGGGGCTTTTCTTTTACACACAAAACCGAACATACATTCTAGAGGTGGAACATGCATACGACTTTTTTAGAGGATTACGTATCAACTTTATATCAAAATATTGGTATTTTTACACCAGAAGATATCAATATAAAAAA from Arthrobacter citreus encodes the following:
- a CDS encoding DEAD/DEAH box helicase family protein codes for the protein MGKRSLSEEDIKARYITPAITNVGWDINKQVRLEYAFTAGRIILRGNVTARGKKKRADYVLFYKNNFPLAVIEAKDNNHPVGAGLQQGIEYAKALDISYVYASNGDGFVEQNLITGEVKELRLEEFPSPEELYQRYLIDKNINEAEEKVILEPYYYVPNYKTPRYYQRVAINRTVDAVAKGEDRVLLVSATGTGKTYMTFQIIYRLWKSGLKKRILFLADRNVLVDQTISGDFKPFSGKMTKVKNKDLDSSYEIYLALYQQLTGVDGEETFRQFQPNFFDLIVIDECHRGSAKEDSAWRKVLDYFSSATHIGCTATPIETKEASSQAYFGEPIYEYSLKQGINDGFLAPYKVIRIGLDKDLEGYRPEAGKVDKYGFEIEDREYNIKDFERSLVIDDRTRVIASKITEFLKKTDRFSKTIVFCVDIEHAERMRQALINENKDLYAENDKYIMRITGDNDEGKAQLENFIDEESDYPVIAVTSKLMTTGVDAKMCKLIVLENNINSMTEFKQIIGRGTRLLEEYGKTYFTIMDFRNSSRLFADPAFDGRPEVVIELNGDEPVDEPVPPTDGGEEGTGEDTSNDGVKEDNGECGTGDTPPFNDEGEDKPRKYYVGDVTVRVLSERVQYVDKDGKLITESLTDYTRKNILEQYARLDDFLRTWTEAEKKQAIIDELQDSGVLLDAVREELGKTELDDFDLICHLAYDKPPLTKKERAENVKKRHYLYKYSDVAQQVIEALLDKYANDGIKEIEDTKVLQLKEFAKIGSPMKIVKAFGGKEAYLKAVKELENEIYYA
- a CDS encoding DnaD domain protein, whose translation is MTGWISLHRKVRDNWLFAEKRSFSKFEAWVDLLMEVNHQDNKFLLGNELIDVKRGQKVTSMKQLSERWCWSKDKTYKFVKLLESEQMLEVKSNTKRTVITIVNYDCYQLHETQKHTPTEHKNYANSTPTDTNNNDNNDNNENKINHYNSELEKSVDLEEQKDQEIIKQNAFNFYEQNFGMINSFIVQEIEHWVNDFNDDVVIEAMKRSLEQQKKWNYAKRILANWINRNVKTIEDIKALDVEFEKRKQRPVQTFKKPIRQEIVPDWIDGQTQSPERDSLQIEAERKRLEEELQMFKRKKEV
- a CDS encoding helix-turn-helix transcriptional regulator, yielding MPNIGERIKNLREKKNWSQKELATRVKLHTSVLNRIENNTRPIKDEELLSFANIFDTTTDFILGRSLSANLPEKNSLTEIQKLVSANGIENISFFDIEKWKNLSAAEIELVKQHFEMVAKMAAERNEK
- a CDS encoding recombinase RecT, with amino-acid sequence MSNQVAVSNTQAVVGTFTQTELDTLKHTIAVGTSNEQFALFVQTCVNSGLNPFLNQIYCIVYGGKMSIQVAVEGVLALARKQPGYKGVDVELVHENDDFKYNPATKEITHSVGFPRGKVIGGYAIAKKETFTDVVTLMEVSEVEHMTKGNNKNMWTNYFNDMFKKHIMKRAAKLQYGIEIAEDENISSSPVYEATSSYRKEITPNQIQIAEGEVIDPEDEMKSRWSEIKSKQVKYSLSEDDLKNIIKVNFNKVAKELTLQQLVGLSKLIDLEGKKKKTPELEEITFDDLDEF
- a CDS encoding helix-turn-helix transcriptional regulator — its product is MVISYDKLWKLLIDKKMNKTELKEQAGITYNILARLGKCQPVNLESLYKICKCLDCNIGDIMEFEIE
- a CDS encoding ArpU family transcriptional regulator; protein product: MNVEQLSFLNDIDEKKVRKAVIKQLKRFKAIRVAVQNKDEQLTEGVIDPFPIIFDNEKEKRLKVKQVERALLFALDDIERTIIERKYLSSNREKDIHIYMDLGINKDQFYEYKKQAIFSIAEALNIV
- a CDS encoding helix-turn-helix transcriptional regulator; translation: MKSLNLDFIKKRRIELSISHEHMAKNFGFANSSTYWKYENGNYKFKAEQLPQLARYLNCKIVDFFN
- a CDS encoding restriction endonuclease subunit S, which produces MNGQDIKNSILQLAIQGKLVEQKEKEGTAKELIEKIKAEKEQLIREGKIRKEKPFPKIKEDEIPFNVPENWEWVRFGDLGSYKKGPFGSALTKSMFVPKGTDTVKVYEQKNAIQKSVDLGHYYITREYFESKMKGFELSPGDIIVSCAGTIGETYVMPDDFEQGIINQALMQMKLMPSVYVEYFLLYFDFILKKTARKSSKGSAIKNIPPFQELKNYVVAIPPLEEQKRIVAKIEELMPYVEKYDKAYSEVEELNKKFPEDMQKSILQYAIQSKLVEQREEEGSAEELYEQIQEEKKKLIEEGKIKKTKPLLKISEDEIPFDIPENWKWVRLDQVCKYIQRGKSPKYSDVKKYPVVAQKCNQWSGFSLEKAKFIDPKTISTYTEERILQDGDLMWNSTGLGTLGRVAIYEKAKNPYELAVADSHVTVIRPFKQYLNFKYLYYYIANPSVQNVIEQQSEGSTKQKELATNTVKNYIVPLPPLEEQKRIVEKIEELLPYSKKLMK
- a CDS encoding SAM-dependent DNA methyltransferase; translation: MAISNFVKRIQDVMRNDSGVNGDAQRIEQIVWILFLKIYDAKEEAWELYDDNYKSIIPEDLKWRDWAVDLKDGEALTGDALLDFVNNKLFPTLKKLEIDEETPMSQIIVKSAFEDANNYQKDGVLLRQVINIIDEIDFTEYKERHEFGTIYESFLKDLQSAGNAGEFYTPRAVTDFMVEVVKPELGEKIGDFACGTGGFLTSALSVLDKKVGNSLENREIYNKSVYGIEKKALPHMLCVTNMLIHDIDDPNIIHGNALETDYKDLRKMDPFDVILMNPPYGGSEKESVKVNFPMELRSSETADLFMNVIMYRLKKNGRAAVIIPEGFLFGTDNAKFNIKKKLFSEFNLHTVVRMPHSVFAPYTSIRTNILFFDNTEPTKETWFYRVDMPEGYKNFSKTRPMKLEHFNEALAWWNNREEIEVDGFPKAKKYTISEIEERSYNIDLCGFPQEEEVILEPMDLIQQYQEKRASLNAQIDHVLEQITSMLGGN
- a CDS encoding excisionase family DNA-binding protein, whose translation is MESINELPIILTAENVANILSCTKSHVYEMMERTDFPLIRVGRLKRVNRDQFFNWLNNQK
- a CDS encoding Rha family transcriptional regulator; protein product: MSTLQVIKHNGINAISSVEVAEMVGKDHSDLMKSIRKYVETLHSANFPSENFFVSSEYLNSRNQAQPCFLITKKGCDMVANKMTGEKGILFTATYVEKFHELEKVVTQRLPPMTPLQMIHTMTNEMMKQDERLVSLEEKVNNQLTLDFGQQRRVQNAKNKRVYQLWNNGKINIDIMDTAQKVHAAIGRDLKNAFAVNSFRDIRKHEYEEAINYINAWRPRLV